A part of Myxococcus landrumus genomic DNA contains:
- a CDS encoding tetratricopeptide repeat protein: MNQLLRLLVVLAPLTAAAQQDSGGYNRALAAFNAGDFDTAAPLFFQASESGGDAQVRGKAEYFLAQSLAKQGLLVSAFISYAAIVNAGPSHPSYLKGVEGLVDMQQQLDEQNLIPSILNQAYSDEVRDQWVTLPKEVLARINYLVGTVSQRRMRFEEARTLLEAVPKDSRVYAKARYLLGVVLADPRFPGRPGEGDVLDKEALAAFNVALSGTEPQVELRATQHLALIGLGRLHYRRGEYAEASAAYEQVPRYTRYWDQALFENGFARFQNEDFGGSLGSLQALHAPQFAGAFQPESWILKSTVYYYSCLYDEVKTTLAAFDALYGPMAKQLEPFAADDGDLVRAYNLVASENQGLPRPVYLWMRNNERIREVMRVLSRLDSEKQGLRAGPWRGTPLAKQTVAALEDVRGTLLQVGGTLARSRMREAVDNLRTFSDQAEIIRVQTALDEKDLLQAGVDQKALLTRQSLYRPKMPGPAWNYWKFQGEFWIDEIGYYQYTLKRGCPAKTPETQTH, translated from the coding sequence ATGAACCAACTGCTTCGACTCCTTGTGGTCCTGGCGCCGCTGACGGCGGCCGCGCAGCAGGACTCCGGTGGCTACAACCGCGCGTTGGCCGCCTTCAACGCGGGGGACTTCGACACCGCCGCGCCGCTCTTCTTCCAGGCCTCGGAGTCCGGTGGCGACGCGCAGGTGCGCGGCAAGGCCGAGTACTTCCTGGCCCAGTCGCTCGCGAAGCAGGGGCTGCTGGTGTCGGCCTTCATCTCCTACGCGGCCATCGTCAACGCCGGGCCTTCGCACCCTTCGTACCTCAAGGGCGTGGAGGGGCTGGTGGACATGCAGCAGCAGCTCGATGAGCAGAACCTCATTCCCAGCATCCTCAACCAGGCGTACTCGGATGAGGTGCGAGACCAGTGGGTGACGCTGCCCAAGGAGGTGCTGGCGCGCATCAACTACCTGGTGGGCACGGTGAGCCAGCGCCGCATGCGCTTCGAGGAGGCGCGGACGCTGCTGGAGGCGGTGCCGAAGGACAGCCGCGTCTACGCGAAGGCGCGCTATCTGCTGGGCGTGGTGCTGGCGGATCCCCGCTTCCCTGGGCGCCCGGGTGAAGGGGACGTGCTGGACAAGGAGGCGCTCGCCGCGTTCAACGTCGCGCTGTCCGGGACGGAGCCGCAGGTGGAGCTTCGCGCGACGCAGCACCTGGCCCTCATCGGCCTGGGGCGGCTGCACTACCGGCGGGGCGAATACGCGGAGGCCTCCGCGGCGTACGAGCAGGTGCCTCGCTACACGCGCTATTGGGACCAGGCCCTCTTCGAGAACGGCTTCGCGCGCTTCCAGAACGAGGACTTCGGCGGCTCGCTGGGCAGCCTCCAGGCGCTGCACGCGCCCCAGTTCGCCGGCGCCTTCCAGCCCGAGTCGTGGATTCTCAAGTCGACCGTCTATTACTACTCGTGCCTCTACGACGAGGTGAAGACGACGCTGGCGGCCTTCGATGCGTTGTACGGCCCCATGGCGAAGCAACTGGAGCCCTTCGCCGCCGACGACGGAGACCTGGTGCGGGCGTACAACCTGGTCGCCTCGGAGAACCAGGGGTTGCCGCGTCCGGTGTACCTGTGGATGCGCAACAACGAGCGCATTCGCGAAGTGATGCGGGTGCTCTCGCGGCTGGATTCAGAGAAGCAGGGCCTGCGCGCGGGGCCCTGGCGCGGCACGCCGTTGGCGAAGCAGACGGTGGCGGCGTTGGAGGATGTGCGCGGCACCTTGCTCCAGGTGGGAGGAACCCTCGCGCGCAGCCGCATGCGCGAGGCGGTGGACAACCTGCGGACGTTCTCCGACCAGGCGGAGATCATCCGTGTGCAGACGGCGCTGGATGAGAAGGACCTGTTGCAGGCGGGGGTGGACCAGAAGGCATTGCTCACGCGTCAGTCGCTCTATCGCCCCAAGATGCCGGGGCCGGCGTGGAACTACTGGAAGTTCCAGGGCGAGTTCTGGATCGACGAGATTGGTTACTACCAATACACGCTGAAGCGTGGCTGTCCGGCGAAGACGCCGGAAACCCAGACACATTGA
- a CDS encoding outer membrane beta-barrel domain-containing protein, translated as MNARTLRVFAPLMVWLTAAGAAAQEADEAVLDNVVVRNRLYEPGGHLEVSLGVGLPLQTHLTAHYFFDAGLAYNVFNTLAVEARVGYAASRHTGLARSISESFLAREDKRVTDELEDLWQMNFHGVAGIRWAPIYGKLSLVSDLPAHFQAYVWAGGGMGSFRRNSVIQCSQVVNREQGVCDNRTELGDRGSASEDYWVRETRVAPMVSAAVGFRFFILNRHGLRLELRDWVFRDQYRVNLVRDEWEAGRVTGESARSPGLTHLVQFDLGYTFSF; from the coding sequence ATGAACGCACGCACGCTTCGCGTTTTTGCTCCATTGATGGTTTGGCTGACGGCGGCGGGTGCCGCCGCGCAGGAGGCCGACGAAGCCGTCCTCGACAACGTCGTTGTCCGCAACCGGCTGTATGAGCCGGGCGGACATCTGGAAGTGTCGTTAGGGGTGGGGCTGCCGCTCCAGACGCACCTGACGGCGCACTACTTCTTCGACGCGGGACTGGCCTACAACGTCTTCAACACGCTGGCCGTCGAGGCGCGTGTCGGTTACGCGGCCAGCCGTCACACGGGGCTGGCGCGCTCCATCTCCGAGAGCTTCCTGGCGCGCGAGGACAAGCGCGTCACCGACGAACTGGAAGACCTCTGGCAGATGAACTTCCACGGGGTGGCGGGGATCCGCTGGGCGCCCATCTACGGGAAGCTCAGCCTGGTTTCCGACCTCCCCGCGCACTTCCAGGCCTATGTCTGGGCCGGCGGGGGGATGGGCAGCTTCCGGCGCAACTCCGTCATCCAGTGCTCGCAGGTGGTGAACCGCGAGCAGGGCGTCTGCGACAACCGCACCGAGCTGGGAGACCGCGGCTCCGCGTCGGAGGACTACTGGGTGCGCGAGACACGCGTGGCCCCCATGGTGTCCGCGGCCGTGGGCTTCCGCTTCTTCATCCTCAACCGGCACGGGCTGCGGCTGGAACTGCGCGACTGGGTGTTCCGGGACCAGTACCGCGTGAACCTGGTCCGCGATGAGTGGGAGGCCGGCCGCGTGACGGGGGAGTCCGCGCGCAGTCCGGGGCTTACCCACCTGGTGCAGTTCGACCTTGGCTACACCTTCTCTTTCTAG
- a CDS encoding tetratricopeptide repeat protein → MKVVLRFGALAVGVALAASGVGEAAEAPARKAVKKPAAASTSKPSGAAEKGGRKGAQAKKPEAKAPPPPGVAPEDVRRGPARVKPATAKFADVPRIADSRKNALADKKRDEAIEAFKRLIPKLQDGNPQKAEMLYRLSELYWEKSKYLYQLEMDRYLAAEKKSDEAVARGEKAEAPKQDHRESERFRAETMAIYADILKAYPNYPQRDEVLFSMGYNLYELGRREEAVARYEELIQEFPRSQFVPDAYIQLGNHYFESNKLIPAKANYEKARDSRVPKIYGYAVYKLSWCDYNTGDYDAGLQKLHEVVDYAAKQPELGDLRTEALNDLTVFYVQLDQPKQAIAYFRAKAPATRQGRLIAKTAAGLVDAGHFDSAILLYRTLIDSDAMGASAPEYQQAIVRAFEGLRQRQQVRKEMKRMVDLYSPGGEWWKANEGKATVLRNAFNVTEEAMRVMVTEYHQEAQKTRQVETYRLARDIYKQYVEAFASNANPDFVADSAFNLRFFYAEILWALEEWEAAATEYDAVVAFKIPDRDSAREVSNESYRKSAAFNAILAYDKLVKIERGQLARSDLKDGQKVDEKKDKGDVARQKIVKRDAKQREAEQLTRFEEHLVSACDTFVKLYPDTQDEIDLRYQAAVILYDRAHFVDAAHRFGEIIDKFPEERRSRDAADLTMYVLESRQEWLELSTLSRRFLENKKLSKPGSEFAARVARVVEGSHYKWVDEVVYKQEKNPKKAAEEFLKFVKEFPKSENADRALTYAMSIAQETGELDRGIEAGERVLAEYPRTPFELKARYTLAGLYEKVADFRKAASMAESFISAYDAEVNARESEDKKRKGSRAKAPPKKSEAPQGLEEDVASRNGQLTAERKLLLDEAGAWVADAQFNAGVWWEGAGEAQKAVAAYNAYVSRFRERKDVPQVAWSAALVWEKERKWSEAARAFGAFADGFGRDSRTTPSQLYLARYHELLAWQHLKNSREQEQLQGELVRSWSRLPEPARKDDAMLNAYAHARFLALEPAWKRYSDIRFSRVSTIRRDLAAKQREIQRVEKEYLAVLATGSGEWGIASLTRIGLAYADFARNIMDSPDPTGLDEEQIGMYRAELENLALPLEDKANEALEKALEKAYELGIYSPWTLAAQEQVNRFHPGTYAQVKQVDFRASDALALAELAREPGDATAATATPAPHSSPQTPAAPSSPSGKREGAPNPPASEDRTQAPTAEAKEVRP, encoded by the coding sequence ATGAAGGTGGTGCTTCGTTTCGGTGCGCTGGCGGTGGGCGTGGCGCTCGCAGCCAGCGGGGTGGGGGAGGCGGCGGAAGCGCCCGCGCGCAAGGCGGTGAAGAAGCCCGCGGCGGCGTCGACGTCGAAGCCCTCGGGTGCGGCGGAGAAGGGCGGACGAAAGGGAGCGCAAGCGAAGAAGCCGGAGGCGAAGGCACCGCCTCCGCCTGGGGTGGCACCCGAGGACGTGCGGCGAGGACCGGCGCGCGTGAAGCCCGCCACCGCGAAGTTCGCGGACGTTCCCCGCATCGCGGACTCGAGGAAGAACGCGCTGGCGGACAAGAAGCGCGACGAGGCCATCGAGGCCTTCAAGCGCCTCATCCCGAAGCTCCAGGACGGCAATCCGCAGAAGGCGGAGATGCTCTATCGGTTGTCGGAGCTGTACTGGGAGAAGTCCAAGTACCTCTACCAGCTCGAGATGGACCGCTACCTCGCGGCGGAGAAGAAGTCCGACGAGGCCGTGGCCCGCGGTGAAAAGGCCGAGGCTCCCAAGCAGGACCATCGCGAGAGCGAGCGGTTCCGCGCGGAGACCATGGCCATCTACGCGGACATCCTGAAGGCGTATCCGAACTATCCCCAGCGCGACGAAGTCCTCTTCTCCATGGGGTACAACCTCTACGAGCTGGGCCGGCGCGAGGAGGCCGTGGCCCGCTACGAGGAGCTCATCCAGGAGTTTCCCCGCTCGCAGTTCGTGCCGGACGCGTACATCCAGCTCGGCAATCACTACTTCGAGTCGAACAAGCTCATCCCCGCGAAGGCCAACTACGAGAAGGCCCGCGACTCGCGGGTGCCGAAAATCTATGGCTACGCCGTCTACAAGCTGTCCTGGTGTGACTACAACACCGGCGACTACGACGCGGGCCTCCAGAAGCTGCACGAGGTGGTGGACTACGCCGCGAAACAGCCGGAGCTGGGCGACCTGCGCACCGAAGCGCTCAATGACCTGACGGTCTTCTACGTCCAGCTCGACCAGCCCAAGCAGGCCATCGCCTACTTCCGCGCGAAGGCGCCCGCGACCCGGCAGGGCCGGCTCATCGCGAAGACGGCGGCGGGCCTGGTCGACGCGGGCCACTTCGACAGCGCCATCCTGCTGTACCGCACGCTCATCGACAGCGACGCGATGGGCGCCAGCGCGCCCGAGTACCAACAAGCCATCGTCCGCGCCTTCGAGGGCCTGCGTCAGCGTCAGCAGGTCCGCAAGGAGATGAAGCGGATGGTGGACCTCTACAGCCCCGGCGGCGAGTGGTGGAAGGCCAACGAGGGCAAGGCCACCGTGCTGCGCAACGCCTTCAACGTCACCGAAGAGGCGATGCGGGTGATGGTGACGGAGTACCACCAGGAGGCGCAGAAGACGCGCCAGGTGGAGACCTACCGGCTCGCGCGAGACATCTACAAACAATACGTGGAAGCGTTCGCCTCCAACGCCAATCCGGACTTCGTGGCGGACTCCGCGTTCAACCTCCGCTTCTTCTACGCGGAGATTCTCTGGGCCCTGGAGGAGTGGGAGGCCGCGGCCACCGAGTACGACGCCGTCGTCGCCTTCAAGATTCCGGACCGCGACTCGGCGCGCGAGGTCTCCAACGAGAGCTACCGCAAGAGCGCCGCGTTCAACGCCATCCTCGCCTACGACAAGCTGGTGAAGATTGAGCGGGGCCAGCTTGCCCGGAGCGACCTGAAGGACGGACAGAAGGTCGACGAGAAGAAGGACAAGGGCGACGTCGCCCGGCAGAAAATCGTCAAGCGCGACGCGAAGCAGCGCGAGGCCGAGCAGCTCACCCGCTTCGAGGAGCACTTGGTGTCCGCGTGCGACACCTTCGTGAAGCTCTACCCGGATACGCAGGATGAAATCGACCTGCGCTACCAGGCGGCCGTCATCCTCTACGACCGTGCCCACTTCGTGGACGCGGCGCACCGCTTCGGCGAAATCATCGACAAGTTCCCGGAGGAGCGGCGCTCGCGCGACGCTGCGGACCTCACGATGTACGTGCTGGAGAGCCGGCAGGAGTGGCTGGAGCTCTCCACGCTGTCGCGGCGGTTCCTCGAGAACAAGAAGCTGTCCAAGCCTGGCTCCGAGTTCGCGGCCCGCGTGGCGCGCGTGGTGGAAGGCAGCCACTACAAGTGGGTGGACGAGGTCGTCTACAAGCAGGAGAAGAACCCGAAGAAGGCGGCGGAGGAGTTCCTCAAGTTCGTCAAGGAGTTCCCCAAGTCGGAGAACGCGGACCGCGCGCTCACCTACGCCATGTCCATCGCGCAGGAGACGGGGGAGCTGGACCGGGGCATCGAGGCGGGTGAGCGTGTCCTCGCCGAGTACCCCCGCACTCCGTTCGAGCTGAAGGCGCGCTACACGCTGGCGGGCCTCTACGAGAAGGTCGCCGACTTCCGCAAGGCCGCCTCCATGGCGGAGTCGTTCATCTCCGCGTACGACGCAGAGGTCAACGCCCGGGAGTCGGAAGACAAGAAGCGCAAGGGCTCCCGCGCGAAGGCTCCGCCGAAGAAGAGCGAGGCTCCCCAGGGGCTGGAGGAGGACGTCGCTTCGCGCAACGGGCAGCTGACCGCCGAGCGCAAGCTGCTGTTGGATGAAGCGGGCGCCTGGGTGGCGGATGCCCAGTTCAACGCGGGCGTGTGGTGGGAGGGCGCCGGTGAGGCCCAGAAGGCCGTGGCCGCCTACAACGCCTACGTGTCGCGCTTCCGCGAGCGCAAGGACGTGCCGCAGGTGGCCTGGTCGGCGGCGCTCGTCTGGGAGAAGGAGCGCAAGTGGAGCGAGGCGGCCCGGGCATTCGGCGCCTTCGCGGATGGGTTTGGTCGGGACTCCCGCACCACGCCCTCGCAGCTTTATCTGGCGCGCTACCACGAGCTGCTCGCGTGGCAGCACCTCAAGAACTCGCGCGAACAGGAGCAGCTCCAGGGAGAGCTGGTTCGCTCGTGGAGCCGGCTGCCGGAGCCCGCCCGCAAGGACGACGCGATGCTCAACGCCTATGCCCATGCGCGCTTCCTCGCGCTGGAGCCCGCGTGGAAGCGGTACTCGGACATCCGCTTCTCCCGCGTGAGCACCATCCGCAGGGACCTGGCCGCCAAGCAGCGCGAAATCCAGCGCGTGGAGAAGGAGTACCTCGCGGTGCTCGCCACGGGCTCGGGCGAGTGGGGCATCGCGTCGCTGACGCGCATCGGCCTCGCGTACGCGGACTTCGCTCGCAACATCATGGACTCGCCGGACCCGACGGGGCTCGACGAGGAGCAGATCGGCATGTACCGCGCGGAGCTGGAGAACCTGGCGCTCCCGCTGGAGGACAAGGCCAACGAGGCGCTGGAGAAGGCGCTCGAGAAGGCCTACGAGCTGGGCATCTACAGCCCCTGGACGCTGGCCGCGCAGGAGCAGGTGAACCGCTTCCACCCTGGGACCTATGCCCAGGTGAAGCAGGTGGACTTCCGCGCCAGCGATGCCCTGGCGTTGGCGGAGCTCGCGCGCGAGCCAGGCGATGCGACAGCGGCCACCGCCACGCCGGCTCCGCATTCGAGTCCCCAGACACCCGCCGCGCCCTCGTCTCCGTCAGGGAAACGTGAGGGCGCACCGAACCCTCCCGCCTCGGAGGATAGGACCCAGGCACCCACCGCCGAGGCGAAGGAGGTGCGGCCATGA
- a CDS encoding STAS domain-containing protein, translating to MAGLQIHREDISGRVTLRLEGVLDGKTALQVQTSLEALRGQPVVLDFTHLREFKDSAVGVLTRSMEHSVTLRGLATHHERMFRYFGVATGAVSSQPYYTPEDILTL from the coding sequence ATGGCGGGATTGCAGATCCACCGCGAGGACATCTCAGGCCGAGTGACCTTGCGGTTGGAAGGAGTATTGGACGGCAAGACGGCCCTGCAGGTGCAGACGTCGTTGGAAGCCTTGCGGGGTCAACCCGTGGTGCTCGACTTCACCCACCTGCGCGAGTTCAAGGACAGCGCGGTGGGGGTGTTGACGCGGAGCATGGAGCACTCCGTGACGTTGCGGGGCCTGGCCACCCACCATGAGCGGATGTTCCGCTACTTCGGTGTGGCCACGGGCGCGGTGAGCAGCCAGCCTTACTACACCCCCGAGGACATCCTCACCCTCTGA
- a CDS encoding HupE/UreJ family protein: protein MTTKVPWSGLLVGVLVLAASAASAHDADILYTQVRRASPGAAEVRQVLTLTAASLGLLVPVDADGNGTVSQSDLDQRRAALEVGVWDAMPLSAGGQPCARTSHAALVRQTFVELSATYACPEGALRQRYPLLSILPAGYRVILGSVTEGEFPGALFADAAQPSLSIPGPGEAAPSAVEGFAGWVGLGMRHIFEGVDHLAFLLAVLLVGGGLKRVLLLVTSFTVAHSLTLGATALGWIVLDGERTRWVEAAIAASIIYVAVENLVLREHRHRALITFLFGLVHGFGFASVLAGYGLGDSVAKGLLGFNLGVELGQALVVIVLLPPLRMLQRRPSVHTGVVRVLSVCILAAGGYWMVERALG, encoded by the coding sequence ATGACGACGAAGGTCCCTTGGAGCGGGCTGCTCGTGGGAGTGCTCGTGCTCGCCGCGAGCGCCGCCTCCGCGCACGACGCGGACATCCTCTACACGCAGGTGCGCCGGGCCAGTCCAGGGGCGGCCGAGGTGCGGCAGGTCCTGACGCTGACGGCGGCCTCGCTGGGCCTGCTCGTTCCCGTGGATGCGGACGGAAACGGCACGGTGTCCCAGTCGGACCTGGACCAGCGCCGCGCCGCGTTGGAGGTGGGCGTGTGGGACGCGATGCCGCTTTCCGCCGGCGGTCAGCCTTGCGCGCGCACGTCCCACGCCGCGCTCGTCCGGCAGACCTTCGTGGAGCTGTCGGCCACCTACGCCTGCCCGGAGGGAGCGCTGCGCCAGCGCTACCCCCTGCTGTCGATTCTTCCCGCGGGCTATCGCGTCATCCTGGGCAGCGTGACGGAAGGGGAGTTTCCCGGCGCGCTCTTCGCGGATGCCGCGCAGCCGTCGCTCTCCATTCCAGGTCCGGGGGAGGCTGCCCCGTCGGCGGTGGAGGGCTTCGCGGGCTGGGTGGGGTTGGGAATGCGCCACATCTTCGAGGGCGTGGACCACCTGGCCTTCCTGCTGGCGGTGTTGCTCGTGGGCGGCGGACTCAAGCGCGTGCTGCTCCTGGTGACGTCCTTCACCGTGGCGCACTCGCTCACCTTGGGGGCCACGGCGCTGGGGTGGATTGTGCTGGATGGAGAGCGCACGCGCTGGGTGGAGGCCGCCATCGCCGCGTCCATCATCTACGTGGCGGTGGAGAACCTGGTGCTGCGCGAGCACCGCCACCGCGCGCTCATCACCTTCCTCTTCGGCCTGGTGCACGGCTTCGGCTTCGCGAGCGTGCTGGCGGGCTATGGCCTGGGAGACTCGGTGGCGAAGGGGCTGCTGGGCTTCAACCTGGGCGTCGAGTTGGGGCAGGCGCTGGTCGTCATCGTGTTGCTACCGCCACTGCGCATGCTTCAGCGCAGGCCCTCCGTGCACACGGGGGTGGTGCGAGTGTTGTCCGTGTGCATCCTCGCTGCTGGTGGGTACTGGATGGTCGAGCGGGCACTCGGTTGA
- the rplC gene encoding 50S ribosomal protein L3 produces the protein MKGLIGKKIGMTQVFNDEGNLVPVTVIDVSTCQVVGKRTPEKDSYSAVTLGFGEIREKILNKCERGFFKKNNVPFRRHVKEFRVTVEESSSFNVGDAVKADLFSKGQLVDVTGVTKGRGFSGVMRRWSFKGSQTKTHGTHEYQRHPGAIGQRKTPGRTYPNKKMPGHYGVDQVTTQNLTVIEVDTEKGLVLVKGAVPGHNNGIVFLRPSIKVAMREQHKAAKRA, from the coding sequence GTGAAGGGTCTGATTGGCAAGAAAATCGGGATGACCCAGGTGTTCAATGACGAGGGCAACCTCGTTCCCGTGACGGTCATCGACGTGAGCACCTGCCAGGTCGTGGGCAAGCGTACCCCGGAGAAGGATTCGTACTCCGCGGTCACCCTGGGCTTTGGTGAGATTCGCGAGAAGATTCTGAACAAGTGCGAGCGGGGGTTCTTCAAGAAGAACAACGTCCCGTTCCGCCGCCACGTGAAGGAGTTCCGCGTCACGGTGGAGGAGTCCAGCTCCTTCAATGTGGGCGACGCCGTCAAGGCGGACCTGTTCTCCAAGGGCCAGCTCGTGGATGTCACGGGCGTGACCAAGGGTCGCGGCTTCTCCGGCGTCATGCGCCGCTGGAGCTTCAAGGGTTCGCAGACGAAGACGCACGGTACGCACGAGTATCAGCGTCACCCGGGCGCCATCGGTCAGCGTAAGACGCCTGGTCGTACGTACCCCAACAAGAAGATGCCCGGTCACTACGGCGTGGATCAGGTCACCACGCAGAACCTGACCGTCATCGAGGTGGACACGGAGAAGGGGCTCGTCCTGGTCAAGGGCGCGGTTCCCGGCCACAACAACGGCATCGTGTTCCTCCGCCCGAGCATCAAGGTTGCGATGCGCGAGCAGCACAAGGCCGCCAAGCGCGCCTGA
- a CDS encoding lmo0937 family membrane protein yields the protein MYWTMGMILLVLWCLGLTAGSTEGNWVHLFLLFALGAFVLGVMSRGRRTAVT from the coding sequence GTGTATTGGACGATGGGGATGATCCTGCTGGTGTTGTGGTGCCTGGGGCTGACGGCGGGTTCCACCGAAGGGAACTGGGTTCACCTGTTCCTGCTCTTCGCGCTGGGCGCCTTCGTGCTGGGCGTGATGTCGCGGGGGCGGCGGACGGCGGTGACATGA
- a CDS encoding outer membrane beta-barrel domain-containing protein, giving the protein MRPILSFALLVATAAQSAPRFPEPEWVLAQLEGSPSVPAPGAEMSVPPPPVQPEPKPERPRAPASRPEPAAPAEVPSVEPALAPMEDAAPVPEVVEMPGRAQEVDAPVTPDDAPLVASADETPRTTDAQQQELVNGAPLYNPNVSLHIVQKKRFADESKHEMALYPAVVQVNGKYTNHAGTALHYSYHLQENFALQVTGQYNWHTNESDFNLELIDKVREQAQAASSLLLVWGAQAGVEVTPLYGKFAFLDDKLAQFSLVLSGGAGVGSTRHLIRPEVANEVEGRRYTVPARFGDTGTKFLGSVGGGFRLQFGESYALRLEVRDLIYTARVDKVDGCNLADFEKLEAARTGGQDFGTLQLSSSCKYQKFDGVDPKTKKNYREDIILGRDLVAEPSSDVLNNISFYAGFSFLF; this is encoded by the coding sequence ATGCGACCGATTCTGTCCTTCGCGCTGCTCGTCGCGACGGCGGCCCAGTCCGCCCCGCGCTTTCCCGAACCCGAGTGGGTGCTCGCCCAACTGGAGGGCAGCCCGTCCGTGCCCGCGCCGGGCGCCGAGATGTCCGTGCCTCCTCCGCCCGTTCAGCCGGAGCCGAAGCCGGAGCGGCCTCGAGCGCCGGCGTCCCGCCCGGAGCCCGCCGCACCCGCGGAGGTGCCGTCGGTGGAGCCCGCGCTCGCGCCCATGGAGGACGCCGCGCCGGTGCCGGAGGTGGTGGAGATGCCCGGACGCGCGCAGGAGGTGGACGCGCCGGTGACGCCCGATGACGCGCCGCTGGTGGCGTCAGCGGACGAGACTCCGCGCACCACGGATGCCCAGCAACAGGAGTTGGTGAACGGCGCGCCGCTCTACAACCCGAACGTGTCGCTGCACATCGTCCAGAAGAAGCGCTTCGCGGACGAGAGCAAGCACGAGATGGCCCTGTATCCCGCCGTCGTCCAGGTGAACGGCAAGTACACCAACCACGCGGGCACGGCGCTGCACTACAGCTACCACCTGCAGGAGAACTTCGCGCTCCAGGTGACGGGCCAATACAACTGGCACACGAACGAGAGCGACTTCAACCTGGAGCTCATCGACAAGGTGCGGGAGCAGGCGCAGGCGGCCTCGTCGCTGCTGCTGGTGTGGGGCGCGCAGGCGGGCGTGGAGGTGACGCCGCTGTACGGGAAGTTCGCGTTCCTCGACGACAAGCTGGCGCAGTTCAGCCTGGTGTTGAGTGGAGGCGCGGGCGTGGGCTCCACGCGGCACCTCATCCGCCCGGAGGTCGCCAACGAGGTGGAGGGCCGTCGCTACACGGTGCCCGCGCGCTTTGGTGACACGGGGACCAAGTTCTTGGGCTCGGTGGGCGGCGGGTTCCGACTCCAGTTCGGCGAGTCGTACGCGCTGCGCCTGGAGGTGAGGGACCTCATCTACACGGCCCGCGTGGACAAGGTGGATGGGTGCAACCTGGCGGACTTCGAGAAGCTGGAGGCCGCGCGCACCGGCGGCCAGGACTTCGGCACGCTGCAACTGAGCAGCAGTTGCAAGTACCAGAAGTTCGACGGCGTGGACCCCAAGACGAAGAAGAACTACCGCGAGGACATCATCCTGGGGAGGGACCTGGTGGCCGAACCCTCCTCGGACGTCCTCAACAACATCAGCTTCTACGCGGGCTTCTCGTTCCTCTTCTGA
- a CDS encoding lytic transglycosylase domain-containing protein, which produces MRGLTVAVAAAAMLVSGGAGAFPVQGPVEPLGEPAEMTQLRVRLAQAEAELSVVLTRLQAYEDEAAYQEAERLGVAAQVRASGLPEHQQRRLSVAIIREAQNNGVDPMLVVAVIRCESSFNNYAVSHVGAMGLMQVMPDTGTWLADKAGFRLGRKTNLFDAETNVALGTAYLAELIERFGTVEKALVAYNAGPGQAQKILAKKDSRTKFMAGYPTKVVKEFRKLKAQQARELTTLEPPKTAGREG; this is translated from the coding sequence ATGAGGGGCTTGACGGTGGCGGTGGCTGCGGCGGCGATGCTCGTGAGTGGAGGGGCCGGTGCCTTCCCGGTGCAGGGACCGGTGGAGCCCCTGGGGGAGCCCGCGGAGATGACGCAGCTTCGCGTCCGGTTGGCGCAGGCGGAGGCGGAGCTGAGCGTGGTGCTCACCAGGCTCCAGGCCTATGAGGACGAGGCCGCGTATCAAGAGGCGGAGCGGCTGGGGGTGGCGGCGCAGGTGAGGGCCTCCGGGCTGCCGGAGCATCAGCAGCGCCGCCTGTCGGTGGCCATCATCCGCGAAGCGCAGAACAACGGCGTGGACCCGATGCTGGTCGTCGCCGTCATCCGCTGTGAGAGCTCCTTCAACAACTATGCGGTGTCCCATGTGGGGGCGATGGGATTGATGCAGGTGATGCCAGACACGGGGACGTGGCTGGCGGACAAGGCGGGCTTCAGGCTGGGCCGAAAGACAAACCTGTTCGACGCGGAGACCAACGTGGCCCTGGGGACGGCCTATCTGGCGGAGCTCATCGAGCGCTTCGGCACGGTGGAGAAGGCCCTGGTCGCCTACAACGCGGGCCCGGGACAGGCGCAGAAAATCCTCGCGAAGAAGGACTCCCGCACGAAGTTCATGGCGGGCTACCCCACCAAGGTGGTGAAGGAGTTCCGCAAGCTGAAGGCGCAACAGGCACGGGAACTCACCACGCTCGAGCCTCCCAAAACGGCGGGGCGCGAGGGTTGA